In a single window of the Streptomyces sp. HUAS ZL42 genome:
- a CDS encoding sugar MFS transporter — protein MGVSPRRLCSRPAAVASCVGFVLIGMLQALYGPAVPGLREEYGLSPSGAGLGLSLHFTGGVAGVLAFNAIHSRISNRALLAASYGLMALGAAGFALAPDWPLALAAAFLGGLGFGGIDYGLNQLFAVGFGDRSTAMLNVLNAHFGIGAVLGPAVVAWVGPAAYPYAFGGCAVLAAALVVLGSRGVRTEVHEDAAASPARGLGLSRVLAGFLALYILNVAVEAGVGGWEPTHLETVGYTATVAASATSVYWLMMTAGRFLVVPITLRYSPERILTMCATGMTVCLLLALIKDVAPVAYAGVGLFIAPVFPTGLPWLNRALPQAQRAGAWVIAASMIGGVAAPPLLGMGIESSGIHAVPWLLTALSAASLAATVWLIQLTRRFKE, from the coding sequence CTGGGGGTGTCCCCCAGAAGACTCTGTAGCCGTCCGGCCGCGGTCGCGTCCTGCGTCGGTTTCGTCCTCATCGGCATGCTCCAGGCGCTCTACGGCCCGGCGGTCCCGGGCCTGCGGGAGGAGTACGGGCTGTCCCCGTCAGGCGCGGGCCTCGGCCTCAGCCTGCACTTCACGGGCGGGGTCGCCGGTGTCCTCGCGTTCAACGCGATCCACTCCCGCATCAGCAACAGGGCGCTGCTCGCGGCCAGTTACGGGCTGATGGCGCTGGGCGCCGCGGGCTTCGCGCTCGCCCCGGACTGGCCGCTGGCCCTCGCCGCCGCGTTCCTCGGCGGCCTCGGCTTCGGCGGCATCGACTACGGTCTCAACCAGCTGTTCGCGGTCGGCTTCGGCGACCGCTCCACGGCCATGCTGAACGTGCTCAACGCGCACTTCGGCATCGGGGCCGTGCTGGGGCCGGCGGTCGTGGCATGGGTGGGGCCCGCCGCGTACCCGTACGCCTTCGGGGGGTGTGCGGTGCTGGCGGCGGCGCTGGTGGTGCTGGGATCGAGGGGCGTACGCACGGAAGTGCACGAGGATGCCGCCGCCTCTCCCGCACGCGGCCTGGGCCTGTCCCGCGTCCTCGCCGGCTTCCTCGCCCTCTACATCCTGAACGTCGCCGTCGAGGCGGGCGTCGGCGGCTGGGAGCCCACCCACCTGGAGACCGTCGGCTACACCGCGACGGTGGCCGCCTCTGCGACCTCGGTGTACTGGCTGATGATGACGGCGGGCCGCTTCCTCGTCGTACCGATCACGCTCAGGTACTCCCCCGAGCGCATCCTGACGATGTGCGCGACCGGCATGACGGTGTGTCTGCTGCTCGCGCTGATAAAAGACGTGGCGCCGGTGGCGTATGCGGGTGTTGGCTTGTTCATCGCGCCCGTCTTCCCCACCGGCCTGCCCTGGCTGAACCGGGCTCTCCCCCAGGCACAGCGAGCCGGCGCCTGGGTCATCGCCGCGTCGATGATCGGCGGAGTGGCAGCGCCGCCACTTCTGGGCATGGGCATCGAGTCTTCCGGGATTCACGCGGTGCCGTGGCTGTTGACAGCGCTTTCAGCCGCTTCTTTGGCAGCGACGGTCTGGCTGATACAGCTGACGAGGAGGTTCAAGGAGTGA
- a CDS encoding ATP-binding cassette domain-containing protein, which yields MTGSIKVRGLSRTFHTTVRRPGFAGALRSLVNPERVAKHAVSDITFDVAAGELLALLGPNGAGKSTTIKMLTGILTPTAGEARVAGVVPYEERERNARNIGAVFGQRTQLWWDLPVRESFAILRDIYEVPKGEHAARLKEFDDLLDLSSFWDTRVRHLSLGQRVRCDLAAALLHDPPVVFLDEPTIGMDVVVKEQVREFLRNQVEQRGRTVLLTTHDMTEVERLAERVVLVNHGRLVLDGTLDEIRRTYGSTWQVRVTLADAHADVVPLPGIAVLRREGPEVVFGPDGPAAPTVHQALKQVIERYEVNGVAIDEADLEDVMRAAYVHAEPAAEGV from the coding sequence GTGACAGGCAGCATCAAGGTTCGCGGCTTGTCCCGCACGTTCCACACCACCGTCCGCCGCCCCGGCTTCGCCGGTGCCCTGCGTTCCCTGGTCAATCCGGAGCGCGTCGCCAAGCACGCCGTCTCCGACATCACCTTCGACGTGGCCGCGGGCGAGCTCCTGGCCCTGCTCGGCCCGAACGGTGCCGGCAAGTCCACCACCATCAAGATGCTCACCGGCATCCTCACCCCCACCGCGGGCGAGGCCCGGGTCGCGGGTGTGGTGCCGTACGAGGAGCGTGAGCGCAACGCCCGCAACATCGGCGCGGTGTTCGGGCAGCGCACCCAGCTGTGGTGGGATCTTCCCGTGCGCGAGTCGTTCGCCATCCTGCGGGACATCTACGAGGTGCCGAAGGGCGAACACGCCGCCCGGCTCAAGGAGTTCGACGACCTCCTCGACCTCTCCTCCTTCTGGGACACCCGCGTGCGCCATCTCTCCCTCGGCCAGCGCGTGCGCTGCGACCTGGCGGCGGCGCTCCTGCACGACCCGCCGGTCGTCTTCCTCGACGAACCGACCATCGGCATGGACGTGGTGGTCAAGGAGCAGGTGCGCGAGTTCCTGCGCAACCAGGTGGAGCAGCGCGGCCGTACGGTCCTGCTCACCACGCACGACATGACGGAGGTCGAGCGGCTCGCCGAGCGGGTCGTCCTGGTCAACCACGGGCGCCTCGTCCTCGACGGCACACTCGACGAGATCCGCCGCACATACGGCTCCACCTGGCAGGTGCGGGTCACGCTCGCCGACGCGCACGCCGACGTCGTACCGCTGCCGGGCATCGCCGTGCTGCGGCGCGAGGGCCCGGAGGTCGTGTTCGGCCCGGACGGGCCTGCCGCTCCGACGGTCCACCAGGCGCTCAAGCAGGTCATCGAGCGGTACGAGGTGAACGGCGTCGCGATCGACGAGGCCGACCTCGAGGACGTCATGCGGGCCGCGTACGTGCACGCGGAGCCCGCGGCAGAAGGGGTCTGA
- a CDS encoding ABC-2 family transporter protein, with protein sequence MAASYAWRAARVTPLGELHTPPRMTAVLLRLTVQIVLVASLWRGLYTHSGTTAGLSRDQAVTYAVLAVLASRLRELDQYAGRDSVLQHMHFGTIVYWYLRPLPPQRYYAMRALGEQAYGFAWALAGYTVCLAAGVVQPPESAAVAGVFALSLLLGQLVLYYVMLVIDQLCFWTLRNGAAIMILMFAQNLLSGVYAPLWFFPDWFITMSSFLPFQATLSVPLSLYVGRIPLSDAGFELAVQAGWIVVLALFTRLLWRRAARRVISQGG encoded by the coding sequence ATGGCCGCCTCGTACGCCTGGCGCGCCGCCCGCGTCACCCCGCTCGGCGAACTGCACACGCCACCCCGGATGACCGCGGTGCTGCTCCGTCTGACCGTCCAGATCGTGCTGGTGGCGTCCCTCTGGCGCGGTCTGTACACACACTCCGGCACCACCGCCGGGCTCAGCCGCGACCAGGCGGTGACGTACGCCGTACTGGCCGTACTGGCCTCCCGTCTGCGGGAGCTGGACCAGTACGCGGGCCGGGACAGCGTGCTGCAGCACATGCACTTCGGCACGATCGTCTACTGGTACCTGCGCCCGCTGCCGCCCCAGCGCTACTACGCGATGCGGGCGCTCGGCGAGCAGGCCTACGGGTTCGCCTGGGCGCTCGCCGGATACACCGTCTGTCTGGCCGCCGGAGTGGTGCAGCCACCCGAGTCGGCGGCCGTGGCCGGGGTGTTCGCACTGAGCCTGCTGCTCGGCCAGCTGGTCCTGTACTACGTCATGCTGGTCATCGACCAGCTGTGCTTCTGGACCCTCCGCAACGGCGCCGCGATCATGATCCTGATGTTCGCGCAGAACCTGCTGTCCGGGGTGTACGCGCCGCTGTGGTTCTTCCCTGACTGGTTCATCACGATGAGCTCCTTCCTGCCGTTCCAGGCGACGCTGAGCGTGCCGCTGTCGCTGTACGTGGGCCGGATCCCGCTGTCGGACGCGGGCTTCGAACTCGCCGTGCAGGCGGGCTGGATCGTGGTCCTGGCCCTGTTCACCCGGCTGCTGTGGCGGCGTGCCGCCCGGCGCGTGATCTCGCAGGGAGGCTGA
- a CDS encoding ABC transporter permease, with the protein MSLNALRVMWRITRLNFRAQLEYRSEFLMMVAIGAIWQVSVIVFATVLLSRFTGMGGWDSSEVLLIPATRMLAHGLFVLFLGRMHLIGRFIQEGRIDIYLVRPMPVHRQVQLQFFPTNAIGDLIVAAGLMAGALTRSHLDWTSGRITYLIACLVGGMLLEAAMFTVVASASLRFPAADYWSRWLEELLGTFGSYPLNVLPRAVGGFLTYALPLAFVAYFPAAVLTGHGHDTGVPYWLAASSPLLGLLAYLAARLLWRWSLDHYTGVNG; encoded by the coding sequence ATGTCGTTGAACGCTCTTCGCGTCATGTGGCGCATCACGCGCCTCAACTTCCGCGCACAGCTGGAGTACCGCTCCGAGTTCCTGATGATGGTCGCGATCGGTGCGATCTGGCAGGTGTCGGTGATCGTGTTCGCGACGGTGCTGCTGTCCCGGTTCACGGGGATGGGCGGCTGGGACAGTTCCGAAGTGCTGCTGATCCCGGCCACGCGGATGCTGGCGCACGGCCTGTTCGTGCTGTTCCTGGGGCGGATGCACCTCATCGGCCGCTTCATCCAGGAAGGGAGGATCGACATCTATCTGGTGCGGCCCATGCCGGTGCACCGCCAGGTCCAGCTGCAGTTCTTCCCCACCAACGCGATCGGTGACTTGATAGTCGCGGCAGGACTGATGGCCGGCGCCCTGACACGCAGTCACCTGGACTGGACGTCGGGCCGCATCACGTACCTGATCGCCTGCCTGGTCGGCGGCATGCTCCTGGAGGCGGCCATGTTCACGGTGGTGGCCTCCGCCTCGCTGCGCTTTCCGGCCGCGGACTACTGGAGCCGCTGGCTGGAGGAGCTGCTGGGCACATTCGGCAGCTATCCGCTCAACGTGCTGCCGAGGGCGGTGGGCGGCTTCCTGACGTACGCCCTTCCGCTCGCGTTCGTCGCGTACTTCCCGGCCGCCGTACTGACCGGACACGGCCACGACACGGGCGTGCCGTACTGGCTGGCGGCGTCCTCTCCGCTCCTCGGACTGCTGGCGTACCTGGCGGCGCGGCTGCTGTGGCGGTGGAGCCTGGACCACTACACGGGAGTGAACGGATGA